In Xenorhabdus poinarii G6, the following are encoded in one genomic region:
- a CDS encoding TIGR03759 family integrating conjugative element protein gives MRLNRIGLVACVLLSGSVWAATPSPLTSQPVQSVESDKQSLKIQAEQWGLRADEYQRYQQLLKGPRGIQSPGLDPLTTLGIEAESEAERRRYAEQWVKAEFARTEKELRFQREVDAAWQRLFPSVLPVNMEKSGEAKGRLALFVKINDCPPCDARLAEVLALMQPIDIYLVDSKGNDDTLRQWAKKHRIPVERVRNRHITLNHDAGYWFRFGQGIMPVLLRQGEQGWQITSL, from the coding sequence ATGAGATTAAACCGAATCGGTCTGGTGGCGTGCGTACTGCTAAGTGGTTCAGTATGGGCAGCCACACCGTCACCGTTAACGTCGCAGCCGGTGCAATCGGTGGAAAGCGACAAACAGTCCCTGAAAATCCAGGCTGAACAATGGGGATTGCGTGCGGATGAATATCAGCGTTACCAGCAATTACTTAAGGGCCCCAGGGGCATTCAGTCACCGGGGCTTGACCCGCTGACGACGTTGGGTATTGAAGCTGAAAGCGAGGCGGAACGCCGCCGTTATGCTGAGCAGTGGGTCAAAGCGGAATTTGCCCGCACTGAAAAAGAATTGCGCTTCCAGCGTGAAGTGGATGCGGCCTGGCAGCGATTATTTCCGAGTGTGTTGCCGGTCAATATGGAAAAATCCGGTGAGGCAAAGGGGCGTCTGGCGTTGTTTGTCAAAATCAACGATTGCCCGCCGTGTGACGCCCGTTTAGCAGAAGTTCTGGCATTGATGCAACCGATTGACATTTATCTGGTCGACAGCAAGGGCAATGATGACACACTACGGCAATGGGCCAAAAAACACCGTATCCCCGTTGAACGGGTACGCAACCGACACATCACATTGAATCATGATGCGGGGTACTGGTTCCGGTTTGGGCAGGGCATCATGCCGGTTTTATTGCGGCAGGGAGAGCAGGGATGGCAGATCACATCATTATGA
- a CDS encoding AAA family ATPase, producing MTTSLDKLTIKGFKSIHELNEFELKSLNVIVGANGAGKSNLISFFKMLRALIDGTLNRYVRDSGGASDLLFNGNKVTQKMEFDTRFGDRGFRFKLVPTPADSCAIEDEARYYKKSASQWWLLGDSDDGRSRMVAEIENNSADAPYSKPVYDAIASWQIYHFHDTSATAGMRKYEIIQDNKTLRTDASNIGAFLLKLKNDAPNEYKSIVNAIRLVTPFFDNFILEPRQSGSKEEVNISWTQKGSDYPMQPYHLSDGSIRFICLATALLQPNPPSTIIIDEPELGLHPAAIVILSELIQQAAQRTQVIIATQSPILIDQFSAADIVIVNRKKGASSFERLNEEDFSQWLENYSLGELWAKNVIAGGPTYE from the coding sequence ATGACTACGTCTTTAGACAAGCTCACGATTAAAGGATTTAAATCAATCCATGAGCTTAATGAATTTGAACTTAAAAGCTTAAACGTAATTGTTGGCGCTAACGGCGCAGGTAAAAGCAATTTGATCTCCTTTTTTAAAATGCTGCGGGCATTAATAGACGGCACATTAAATCGCTATGTACGCGATAGTGGTGGTGCAAGCGATTTACTTTTTAATGGCAATAAGGTCACGCAAAAAATGGAGTTTGATACCCGCTTCGGTGACAGAGGATTCCGCTTTAAACTAGTCCCCACGCCAGCAGACAGTTGTGCTATTGAAGATGAAGCCCGTTATTACAAAAAAAGCGCTTCCCAGTGGTGGTTATTGGGGGACAGCGACGATGGCCGATCCAGAATGGTTGCTGAAATCGAGAACAATTCCGCTGATGCGCCATATTCCAAACCTGTATATGATGCCATAGCTTCCTGGCAGATTTATCATTTTCACGATACCAGTGCTACAGCCGGAATGCGGAAATATGAAATCATCCAGGATAACAAAACATTACGTACAGATGCGTCTAACATTGGAGCGTTCTTATTAAAACTTAAAAATGATGCTCCAAATGAATACAAATCAATTGTAAATGCAATCAGATTAGTCACCCCTTTCTTTGATAACTTCATTCTGGAACCTCGCCAAAGCGGTTCAAAAGAAGAAGTTAACATTAGCTGGACGCAAAAAGGCTCAGATTATCCGATGCAGCCTTATCATCTATCAGATGGTTCAATACGCTTTATTTGTCTGGCAACCGCATTATTACAACCAAATCCGCCATCGACCATTATTATTGATGAACCTGAGCTGGGTCTGCACCCTGCGGCTATTGTGATCCTTTCAGAGTTAATCCAACAAGCGGCTCAGCGTACCCAAGTTATTATCGCCACTCAATCCCCTATTTTAATCGATCAATTCTCCGCCGCAGATATTGTCATCGTAAATCGTAAAAAGGGGGCTTCAAGCTTTGAACGTTTAAATGAGGAAGATTTTTCTCAATGGCTCGAAAACTATTCACTGGGTGAATTATGGGCTAAGAACGTCATCGCCGGAGGGCCAACTTATGAGTAA
- a CDS encoding helix-turn-helix domain-containing protein, with protein sequence MTMTHSQQDWHPAEIICALRKRGTTLAAVSREAGLSSSTLANTLSRAWPKGEWIIANYLDVHPAEIWPSRYFDQNGQLIERAARKAVSADSSEQ encoded by the coding sequence ATGACGATGACTCACTCTCAACAAGACTGGCACCCAGCCGAAATTATTTGTGCATTACGCAAACGTGGTACAACACTCGCCGCGGTTTCCCGCGAAGCCGGATTAAGCTCCTCGACCCTCGCCAACACCCTGTCCCGCGCCTGGCCAAAAGGGGAATGGATCATTGCGAACTACCTCGACGTGCATCCCGCTGAAATCTGGCCGAGCCGTTATTTTGACCAGAATGGTCAGTTGATTGAGCGTGCGGCGCGCAAAGCAGTTTCAGCAGATTCTTCAGAGCAATAA
- a CDS encoding PilL N-terminal domain-containing protein encodes MKITVFMGVLAIILTGCHAPSKQPQSQRTPENTVSVTPITRNIQPVLPDIYQPPPEVVRYGRYLLVSIDPTAAQRDPLAQLIDIHIPVSQHPTVFDALRYVLRQSGYTLCAPEKNNDILYRQSLPSVHAQLGLVRLRTALQIMAGPAWQLEVDKVQRVVCHHLRPGYQLPHPQPGGR; translated from the coding sequence ATGAAAATAACAGTATTTATGGGCGTCTTGGCCATTATCCTGACGGGTTGTCATGCCCCGTCAAAACAACCGCAATCTCAGCGTACTCCCGAAAACACGGTTTCAGTCACGCCGATCACACGTAATATTCAGCCCGTCTTACCTGATATTTATCAACCACCGCCGGAGGTTGTCCGTTATGGCCGTTATCTGCTGGTCAGCATTGACCCGACAGCCGCGCAGCGTGATCCGCTTGCCCAACTGATCGATATTCATATTCCAGTTTCTCAGCATCCCACGGTTTTTGATGCCCTGCGTTATGTGTTACGTCAGTCGGGTTACACGTTATGTGCGCCTGAAAAAAACAATGATATTTTATACCGCCAGTCATTGCCGTCGGTACACGCCCAGTTAGGCCTTGTCCGGTTGCGTACAGCTTTGCAGATTATGGCAGGTCCGGCCTGGCAACTGGAAGTGGATAAGGTGCAACGTGTGGTTTGCCATCACTTGCGGCCGGGCTATCAGCTCCCACACCCTCAGCCGGGAGGTCGTTGA